A genomic region of Arvicola amphibius chromosome X, mArvAmp1.2, whole genome shotgun sequence contains the following coding sequences:
- the LOC121677017 gene encoding protein FAM156A/FAM156B-like — MDPIQKWDSALTSASSQVTIVESSQNGSAPAHLIALEQLRIGLRSLPPTPGSSTPTSLAEGMLQQQYVEPKGLLEHRWGRLGFPQKKAFLGKLRRRHRDHRSPYPVEKDTRIFRSGNKTQNWFRCECLYCQARGQSISGERDGSTNPSSWDTLVQGLGGLTLNLGAERPGLLPEGAQQQQQQQAGKSLTGRLDTTGGSQHHGDSESRVEWPCLGLERAGGVL; from the exons ATGGATCCCATCCAGAAATGGGACTCAGCATTAACTTCCGCGTCTTCTCAAGTGACTATTGTGGAGTCCTCCCAGAATGGCTCTGCACCTGCTCATCTCATAGCCTTAGAACAGCTGAGGATAGGCCTCCGCAGCCTGCCCCCCACCCCTGGCTCCAGCACCCCCACATCCTTGGCAGAGGGGATGCTCCAGCAGCAGTACGTGGAGCCGAAGGGCTTACTGGAGCATCGCTGGGGAAGGCTGGGTTTCCCTCAGAAGAAAGCCTTCCTGGGCAAGCTGAGGCGCAGGCACCGAGATCATAGGTCACCTTACCCAGTAGAAAAGGACACCAGAATCTTCCGCTCAGGCAACAAAACTCAGAATTGGTTCCGATGTGAATGCCTCTACTGCCAGGCCCGTGGGCAAAGTATTTCCGGGGAAAGGGATGGGAGCACCAATCCTTCCTCCTGGGATACTCTAGTGCAGGGACTTGGTGGCCTTACCCTCAACCTGGGAGCTGAGAGGCCCGGCCTCCTGCCAGAGGGGgcgcagcagcagcaacagcagca AGCTGGAAAATCCCTGACTGGTAGGCTAGATACAACAGGAGGATCTCAGCACCATGGAGATTCGGAAAGCAGGGTGGAGTGGCCTTGCCTGGGACTGGAGCGGGCCGGTGGAGTGCTTTAA